From Musa acuminata AAA Group cultivar baxijiao chromosome BXJ3-8, Cavendish_Baxijiao_AAA, whole genome shotgun sequence, one genomic window encodes:
- the LOC108953603 gene encoding 11 kDa late embryogenesis abundant protein-like, translated as MQSGKRVVESAKETAGNITASTKAGMEKTKASVEEKVEKMRARDPEEKAEAGRRKEERKYEAEAEKEAAKERHAAGREDVRAGGAAGGGVAGHPAGQTPVASGGHPHAGGRGSTTGPGF; from the exons ATGCAAAGCGGGAAGAGAGTGGTGGAGTCTGCAAAAGAGACGGCGGGGAACATCACCGCCTCCACCAAGGCCGGCATGGAGAAGACCAAAGCCTCCGTCGAGGAAAAG GTGGAGAAGATGAGGGCCAGGGACCCGGAAGAGAAGGCGGAGGCCGGGCGGCGGAAGGAGGAGAGGAAGTACGAGGCGGAGgctgagaaggaggcagcgaaagAGCGGCACGCGGCAGGAAGGGAAGATGTGAGGGCTGGTGGAGCTGCAGGCGGCGGTGTGGCTGGCCACCCGGCTGGCCAAACTCCGGTGGCATCCGGCGGCCACCCCCATGCTGGTGGTCGTGGCTCCACCACGGGCCCCGGCTTCTGA
- the LOC135585467 gene encoding uncharacterized protein LOC135585467 isoform X1: MARSSDLEEREIWGTWEELLLACAVNRHGTRRWDSVAIEIQSRTPASHLITPHGCRQRYRDLQRRFSAGAVNGSGDDDGGEDDPHPPADVPWLEELRRLRVAELRREVQRYDLSIGSLQLKVKRLQDERERSARDAESGDGKPVVDAKKGGGAPGSTPESLSGNRISSGGDSGPSCEQSNSTDPKQKAGEDCREPEEEGAFAGAGSDAAEPSTGGDEKAAEGSYDSSTGSPAARTQAMGESIAESKEVEEGEKESSDVQSSVSLSRRRGTAIIGGGGVEEPEAEEASIMSGVVAAASQPLVSLLEIIRSHKYGSVFERRLESQESVRYRSIVRQHVDLEMVRAKLDAVEPGRSYATSEFFRDLLLLCGNTTVFYPKDSPEFAAAVHLRRLVTKEMATTVLTPTEPTPQPPPPPPEPKPTASKSETEPDLSSGLVDKPNSSPLLIACRKRSSTSNKPAVAAVEKEEKSDPARIESDNEEKSLPKKTTKERSVRSGRTRGWRTSKVRGGNGEGSPAAKRSNVAPSPCLKSKPVENVAAVGEAAKPDKNTGGGAATCAASTAKKQGSTGFLKRMKRNPKGAIEEMPKRSSGGVSGGGGSGRGTEQKKEAKGGARKEQGSRQGSTGGGGSGGSGKKVAETSGGSAKRGVGRPPKRAREEAEIAAPSKAPASASRKRRRM; encoded by the exons ATGGCGAGATCTTCTGACCTGGAGGAGAGGGAGATCTGGGGGACGTGGGAGGAGCTCCTCCTTGCCTGCGCCGTCAACCGCCATGGCACCCGGCGCTGGGACTCCGTCGCCATCGAAATCCAGTCCCGCACCCCCGCCTCCCACCTCATCACCCCCCACGGCTGCCGCCAGCGATACCGCGACCTCCAGCGCCGCTTCAGCGCCGGCGCCGTCAACGGCAGCGGCGACGATGACGGCGGCGAGGACGATCCCCATCCGCCGGCCGACGTCCCATGGCTCGAGGAGCTCCGGAGGCTCCGTGTCGCGGAGCTCCGCCGCGAAGTCCAACGTTACGATCTATCTATCGG atcTTTGCAACTGAAGGTGAAAAGGCTACAAGATGAGCGGGAGCGGAGCGCACGGGATGCGGAGTCCGGCGATGGGAAGCCGGTTGTGGATGCAAAGAAGGGGGGCGGTGCGCCGGGATCCACGCCGGAGAGCCTCTCCGGAAACCGGATCTCCTCCGGCGGTGACTCCGGCCCCTCGTGCGAGCAGTCCAACTCCACCGACCCGAAGCAGAAAGCCGGCGAGGACTGCAGGGAACCTGAGGAAGAGGGAGCGTTTGCCGGAGCCGGTAGCGACGCGGCCGAGCCATCCACCGGCGGTGACGAAAAGGCGGCGGAGGGTTCGTACGACAGCAGCACGGGGAGCCCGGCGGCCCGGACGCAAGCGATGGGCGAGTCGATCGCCGAGTCGAAGGAAGTCGAGGAGGGGGAGAAAGAGAGCAGCGACGTGCAGAGCTCGGTAAGCCTCTCGCGGCGGCGGGGCACGGCGATTATCGGTGGCGGCGGGGTCGAGGAGCCGGAGGCGGAGGAGGCGTCGATCATGAGCGGGGTGGTGGCCGCGGCATCACAGCCGTTGGTTTCCCTCCTCGAGATCATCCGGTCGCACAAATACGGGTCCGTCTTCGAGCGGCGGCTCGAGAGCCAG GAAAGCGTGAGATACCGAAGCATCGTACGGCAACACGTGGACCTGGAGATGGTGCGAGCCAAGCTGGACGCTGTAGAGCCCGGGCGCTCTTACGCGACTTCGGAGTTCTTCCGGGATCTGCTGTTGCTCTGCGGTAACACCACCGTCTTCTACCCCAAAGACTCCCCCGAGTTCGCCGCCGCCGTTCATCTTCGACGGCTCGTGACCAAGGAAATGGCTACCACTGTTCTGACGCCGACGGAACCCACGCCGcagcctccccctccccctcctgaGCCCAAACCAACCGCCTCGAAATCCGAGACCGAACCGGACCTCTCCAGTGGCCTAGTTGACAAACCGAACTCCTCGCCGCTGCTAATTGCCTGCCGCAAGCGCAGCTCCACGTCGAACAAGCCAGCTGTGGCGGCAGTGGAGAAGGAAGAGAAATCTGATCCTGCGAGAATTGAGTCGGACAACGAGGAGAAGAGCCTCCCGAAGAAGACTACCAAGGAAAGGTCCGTTCGTTCTGGGAGAACCAGAGGCTGGCGGACCAGCAAGGTCCGGGGCGGTAACGGGGAAGGAAGCCCGGCAGCGAAAAGGTCCAACGTTGCTCCCTCTCCGTGCCTCAAGTCCAAACCGGTGGAGAATGTGGCGGCCGTCGGGGAGGCGGCGAAGCCAGACAAGAACACGGGCGGTGGTGCTGCCACTTGTGCAGCTTCTACAGCGAAAAAGCAAGGCTCCACGGGCTTCTTGAAACGTATGAAGCGGAATCCGAAAGGAGCGATCGAGGaaatgccgaagagatcgtcgggaggagtcagcggcggcggcggaagcGGGAGAGGTACGGAGCAGAAGAAAGAGGCAAAAGGTGGCGCTCGAAAGGAGCAGGGCTCCCGTCAGGGGAGTACTGGAGGAGGTGGCAGCGGTGGTTCGGGGAAGAAGGTGGCCGAGACGAGCGGTGGCTCGGCGAAGCGGGGCGTGGGGAGGCCACCAAAGAGGGCGAGGGAGGAGGCAGAGATTGCAGCGCCTTCCAAGGCTCCGGCGTCAGCTTCGAGGAAGCGACGGCGGATGTGA
- the LOC135644727 gene encoding alpha-galactosidase 1-like, with product MEKQIGLVMFAVVMLCSQCLIGVEARPVVERRNLLANGLGMTPPMGWNTWNHFYCDINETIIRESADALVSTGLAKLGYRYVNIDDCWAEHDRDSTGYMVPKRLTFPSGIKALADYVHGKGLKLGIYSDAGHRTCSQTMPGSLGHEQKDAETFASWGIDYLKYDNCNNDDLKPMKRYPEMTRALMRTSRPIFLSLCEWGDMHPALWANKLGNSWRTTFDINDSWESMVSRADQNEVYAEHARPGGWNDPDMLEVGNGGMSNDEYIVHFSLWAASKAPLIIGCDVRSMTKETLAILGNEEVIAVNQDPLGVQAKKVRMYGDSEVWAGPLSGYRTVVVLLNRSPEFRTITAQWDDIGLPPNTVVEVRDLWKHATLEKRFVNELRAGVHHHACKMFLLTPLTLSEEDEPLV from the exons ATGGAGAAGCAAATTGGTTTGGTGATGTTCGCGGTGGTGATGCTGTGTAGCCAATGTTTGATTGGCGTCGAAGCAAGACCGGTCGTCGAGCGTCGGAATTTGCTTGCGAATGGGCTTGGGATGACTCCTCCCATGGG TTGGAACACTTGGAATCACTTTTATTGTGATATCAACGAGACTATAATTAGAGAATCAG CGGATGCATTGGTGTCCACCGGGCTTGCTAAACTTGGATATCGATATGTCAACATAG ATGATTGTTGGGCTGAGCATGATCGTGATTCAACG GGTTATATGGTGCCAAAAAGGTTGACGTTTCCATCAGGAATCAAAGCTCTAGCGGATTATGTTCACGGCAAAGGGCTTAAACTTGGTATTTACTCAGATGCAGG GCATCGAACATGTAGCCAGACGATGCCAGGTTCGCTTGGTCATGAGCAGAAAGATGCTGAAACTTTTGCTTCGTGG GGCATTGATTACCTCAAGTACGACAATTGtaacaatgatgatttgaaaccAATGAAGCG GTATCCTGAGATGACCCGAGCTCTGATGAGAACAAGCAGACCAATTTTCCTCTCTCTCTGTGAAtg GGGAGACATGCACCCGGCTCTTTGGGCTAACAAGTTGGGGAATAGCTGGAGAACAACTTTCGACATAAATGATTCATGGGAAAG TATGGTTTCGAGGGCAGATCAGAATGAAGTTTATGCTGAGCATGCAAGGCCCGGCGGTTGGAATG ATCCAGACATGCTCGAAGTTGGAAATGGTGGTATGAGTAACGATGAGTACATCGTGCACTTCAGCCTTTGGGCCGCTTCCAAG GCTCCTCTTATTATCGGGTGTGATGTAAGGAGCATGACCAAGGAAACCTTGGCTATCCTTGGCAACGAGGAAGTGATTGCTGTAAACCAAG ATCCTCTTGGTGTTCAAGCTAAGAAGGTGCGAATGTATGGAGATTCCGAG GTTTGGGCAGGACCTCTCTCTGGATACAGAACTGTAGTCGTTCTATTGAACCGTTCCCCTGAATTCAGAACCATCACAGCCCAATGGGATGACATCGGTCTTCCACCAAACACGGTTGTGGAAGTCAGAGATCTTTGGAAG CATGCGACACTGGAGAAGAGGTTCGTGAACGAACTGAGAGCCGGCGTGCATCACCATGCCTGCAAGATGTTCCTGTTGACGCCTCTTACACTATCAGAAGAGGATGAACCGTTAGTCTAG
- the LOC135585467 gene encoding uncharacterized protein LOC135585467 isoform X2 — MARGAPEAPCRGAPPRSPTLRSIYRVKRLQDERERSARDAESGDGKPVVDAKKGGGAPGSTPESLSGNRISSGGDSGPSCEQSNSTDPKQKAGEDCREPEEEGAFAGAGSDAAEPSTGGDEKAAEGSYDSSTGSPAARTQAMGESIAESKEVEEGEKESSDVQSSVSLSRRRGTAIIGGGGVEEPEAEEASIMSGVVAAASQPLVSLLEIIRSHKYGSVFERRLESQESVRYRSIVRQHVDLEMVRAKLDAVEPGRSYATSEFFRDLLLLCGNTTVFYPKDSPEFAAAVHLRRLVTKEMATTVLTPTEPTPQPPPPPPEPKPTASKSETEPDLSSGLVDKPNSSPLLIACRKRSSTSNKPAVAAVEKEEKSDPARIESDNEEKSLPKKTTKERSVRSGRTRGWRTSKVRGGNGEGSPAAKRSNVAPSPCLKSKPVENVAAVGEAAKPDKNTGGGAATCAASTAKKQGSTGFLKRMKRNPKGAIEEMPKRSSGGVSGGGGSGRGTEQKKEAKGGARKEQGSRQGSTGGGGSGGSGKKVAETSGGSAKRGVGRPPKRAREEAEIAAPSKAPASASRKRRRM, encoded by the exons ATGGCTCGAGGAGCTCCGGAGGCTCCGTGTCGCGGAGCTCCGCCGCGAAGTCCAACGTTACGATCTATCTATCGG GTGAAAAGGCTACAAGATGAGCGGGAGCGGAGCGCACGGGATGCGGAGTCCGGCGATGGGAAGCCGGTTGTGGATGCAAAGAAGGGGGGCGGTGCGCCGGGATCCACGCCGGAGAGCCTCTCCGGAAACCGGATCTCCTCCGGCGGTGACTCCGGCCCCTCGTGCGAGCAGTCCAACTCCACCGACCCGAAGCAGAAAGCCGGCGAGGACTGCAGGGAACCTGAGGAAGAGGGAGCGTTTGCCGGAGCCGGTAGCGACGCGGCCGAGCCATCCACCGGCGGTGACGAAAAGGCGGCGGAGGGTTCGTACGACAGCAGCACGGGGAGCCCGGCGGCCCGGACGCAAGCGATGGGCGAGTCGATCGCCGAGTCGAAGGAAGTCGAGGAGGGGGAGAAAGAGAGCAGCGACGTGCAGAGCTCGGTAAGCCTCTCGCGGCGGCGGGGCACGGCGATTATCGGTGGCGGCGGGGTCGAGGAGCCGGAGGCGGAGGAGGCGTCGATCATGAGCGGGGTGGTGGCCGCGGCATCACAGCCGTTGGTTTCCCTCCTCGAGATCATCCGGTCGCACAAATACGGGTCCGTCTTCGAGCGGCGGCTCGAGAGCCAG GAAAGCGTGAGATACCGAAGCATCGTACGGCAACACGTGGACCTGGAGATGGTGCGAGCCAAGCTGGACGCTGTAGAGCCCGGGCGCTCTTACGCGACTTCGGAGTTCTTCCGGGATCTGCTGTTGCTCTGCGGTAACACCACCGTCTTCTACCCCAAAGACTCCCCCGAGTTCGCCGCCGCCGTTCATCTTCGACGGCTCGTGACCAAGGAAATGGCTACCACTGTTCTGACGCCGACGGAACCCACGCCGcagcctccccctccccctcctgaGCCCAAACCAACCGCCTCGAAATCCGAGACCGAACCGGACCTCTCCAGTGGCCTAGTTGACAAACCGAACTCCTCGCCGCTGCTAATTGCCTGCCGCAAGCGCAGCTCCACGTCGAACAAGCCAGCTGTGGCGGCAGTGGAGAAGGAAGAGAAATCTGATCCTGCGAGAATTGAGTCGGACAACGAGGAGAAGAGCCTCCCGAAGAAGACTACCAAGGAAAGGTCCGTTCGTTCTGGGAGAACCAGAGGCTGGCGGACCAGCAAGGTCCGGGGCGGTAACGGGGAAGGAAGCCCGGCAGCGAAAAGGTCCAACGTTGCTCCCTCTCCGTGCCTCAAGTCCAAACCGGTGGAGAATGTGGCGGCCGTCGGGGAGGCGGCGAAGCCAGACAAGAACACGGGCGGTGGTGCTGCCACTTGTGCAGCTTCTACAGCGAAAAAGCAAGGCTCCACGGGCTTCTTGAAACGTATGAAGCGGAATCCGAAAGGAGCGATCGAGGaaatgccgaagagatcgtcgggaggagtcagcggcggcggcggaagcGGGAGAGGTACGGAGCAGAAGAAAGAGGCAAAAGGTGGCGCTCGAAAGGAGCAGGGCTCCCGTCAGGGGAGTACTGGAGGAGGTGGCAGCGGTGGTTCGGGGAAGAAGGTGGCCGAGACGAGCGGTGGCTCGGCGAAGCGGGGCGTGGGGAGGCCACCAAAGAGGGCGAGGGAGGAGGCAGAGATTGCAGCGCCTTCCAAGGCTCCGGCGTCAGCTTCGAGGAAGCGACGGCGGATGTGA
- the LOC103996514 gene encoding 11 kDa late embryogenesis abundant protein-like, with protein MVSVRRKHKLHAEHCSRVQSGKRVVESAKDTAGNITASTKAGMEKTKASVEEKVEKMRARDSEEKAEAGRRKEERKYEAEAEKEAAKERHAAEREDVRAGGAAGGVVAGYPAGQTPVASGGHAHAGGRGSTTGPVF; from the exons ATGGTGTCCGTCCGTCGCAAGCACAAGTTGCACGCTGAACACTGTAGCAGGGTGCAAAGCGGGAAGAGAGTGGTGGAGTCTGCTAAAGACACGGCGGGGAACATCACCGCCTCCACCAAGGCCGGCATGGAGAAGACCAAAGCCTCCGTCGAGGAAAAG GTGGAGAAGATGAGGGCCAGGGACTCGGAAGAGAAGGCGGAGGCGGGGCGGCGGAAGGAGGAGAGGAAGTACGAGGCGGAGgctgagaaggaggcagcgaaagAGCGGCACGCGGCAGAAAGGGAGGATGTGAGGGCTGGTGGAGCTGCAGGCGGCGTTGTGGCTGGCTACCCGGCTGGCCAAACTCCGGTGGCATCCGGCGGCCACGCCCATGCTGGTGGTCGTGGCTCCACCACGGGCCCCGTATTCTGA